Proteins co-encoded in one Halorussus vallis genomic window:
- a CDS encoding fibronectin type III domain-containing protein codes for MVVIDNFEDGDTSAYTQHWNDEKFNASTSRVYSGTYSGHVNADTDGGGIYYSSRGLPNYPPKGSTFSGYFNHAGQYNRLGVLFGGSSVNGCYEVHVTPQYDNIYIFDRTGSSVNSRTMLASANATIPDTHGWFKIEVDWQDTITARVYNQSGALAGEVSVTDSRYSTGGFGFYFEGGSSNVNFYTDYWTYSAPPAAPSNLAASATADDVSLSWDDNSNNEDGFRIERAHDGSGFSEIATVNAGVTTYDDPNVLDGELYTYRVRAYNASGTSSYSNEDSATTSLSAPSGASQTVDTPTAITLSFTDNTDNETSFRVEKSVDGGAWTHVTDLSANTTSQQFTVSKSADTFQWRIRAETEHTTSGWATTGTAATDGSGLTATVASGTKIDLGWDAKPDADEYHLYRAQASSSSLADYTQIATIAAGTTTHSDTGLESGEEYHYRLAPVYGTTEDNPSVNVAATTSLPAASGVTLDTSTQNEIGVSWTRNDNSSDGVWEIYRSTDGSLGTLQTTISTLSTTSWTDTPVPDGEKYYYTIRRVTDHASADSSQVSATTILPAPVIDSLTVSGDQFEVAFQDRSDNEDEFRVYLRPTGTASWTFDGTAAADATSYTTTSQRDGEEYELKVAAYTEDAESDSGVVTATTDLPDAQTPSLDNGIEDEITATWPDVIDYGNYRLRYRQTDVSTWTDWGTVGEAMTSATIRGLPDGEEFEVQLRTETEHTPGTWTASATVVTAFPTPTNPAATITAALTAEVTWSEQSDNENGFRIYRARKYDYGWGPWMEVGEVDPNITSFTDDTLSPGNDYRYKIEAFTEDATNESAATNTVSTASSGVPRERTGSKGYEVKVEHPSGQALRPQLLDDPQFTPALNDYPRIEIPVPRDEKWQGEAFEEAPLSVWKDGRILPIDQLINVRMEPGRTVLEGRGGKELDDRVQAEFDNHEAHLAAKELGQNNTSYAMHVDDPSTSTRSDTVIQEASTQSEFENFVTIPSDQPAEIVDGGVQTKQTAWHLEAWGDSTEFDGTAHTDVDWNVTSDLSDTAGNAIELSNDGNYVEAQFTPAYDIPAGQASGWVRFGNPNGISNGPPLKATINGEQFAGTSEGFSIGENWTNQTGTISSPLNAGETCTIRVKIEDSTPSSQDWSESAFVDIFGGFDGRYNYFFDNDALPNHSLNGPESHPDALPIEFETTTTAFNVTGGRVEVSMDDTSNGQALALSNDEGTTWETASNTSSFETSFPNTGTSLTFRVTLSRYGTRNSPTPMEGFNTQRIESFTVYGDLEDTPILDGQKYDDSLKSVFNQIANYGNFIWELQRDQNGWSVEWTEPGLRTADSDTALVDYSVQKNVESKYLKAVIKGAARPVRGDDFTSSYDNWLPLNHSNLVPTTEIVRDFSTGGTFTYGTDYELDRINGRIKVLSTGSMSDSTDYEIDYQYKVEGSYTAETAGSDPPEVIRTIPELATERACQHAALYLIQRVQEPLWSATVTIPKDDAGLSLVDDLSLDGLPTQGERMVVREVEQSPEQVVLRLGSRQSVGEVINDIQSRISSVSKRV; via the coding sequence ATGGTCGTCATCGACAACTTCGAAGACGGGGACACCTCAGCATACACGCAACACTGGAACGACGAAAAATTCAACGCCAGCACGAGTCGTGTCTACAGCGGGACGTACTCCGGCCACGTAAACGCCGACACAGACGGCGGGGGCATCTACTATTCGTCCAGAGGACTTCCCAATTACCCGCCCAAAGGCTCCACCTTCTCGGGATACTTCAACCACGCCGGGCAATATAACCGCCTGGGGGTACTGTTCGGCGGCTCCTCTGTCAACGGCTGTTACGAGGTCCACGTCACCCCGCAGTATGACAACATCTACATCTTCGACCGCACAGGGAGTTCGGTCAACAGTCGCACCATGCTTGCTTCTGCAAACGCGACCATCCCGGATACGCATGGATGGTTCAAGATAGAAGTCGACTGGCAGGACACGATAACGGCCCGAGTCTACAACCAGTCCGGTGCGCTCGCTGGGGAAGTCTCCGTCACAGACAGCAGGTATTCGACCGGCGGGTTCGGGTTTTACTTCGAAGGAGGGTCCAGCAACGTCAATTTCTATACGGACTACTGGACGTATTCTGCGCCACCGGCCGCACCGTCGAACCTCGCCGCTTCCGCGACCGCGGACGACGTGTCGCTCTCGTGGGACGACAACAGCAACAACGAAGACGGGTTCCGGATAGAGCGTGCCCACGACGGGTCGGGATTCAGCGAAATCGCCACCGTCAACGCGGGGGTGACGACATACGATGATCCGAACGTCCTCGACGGCGAACTGTACACCTACAGAGTCAGGGCGTACAACGCCTCCGGCACCTCATCGTATTCGAACGAGGATTCGGCGACGACCAGTCTGTCCGCTCCGTCCGGGGCGTCCCAGACCGTCGACACCCCGACCGCTATCACGCTCAGCTTCACGGATAACACCGACAACGAAACCAGCTTCCGAGTCGAGAAGTCCGTCGATGGCGGTGCATGGACCCACGTTACGGACCTCTCGGCGAACACGACAAGCCAACAGTTCACCGTCTCGAAGAGCGCAGACACCTTCCAGTGGCGGATTCGTGCGGAAACCGAACACACCACCAGCGGATGGGCGACGACCGGGACGGCCGCGACGGACGGCTCCGGGCTGACCGCGACGGTCGCGAGCGGCACCAAAATCGACCTCGGGTGGGATGCGAAACCCGACGCCGACGAGTACCACCTCTACCGGGCGCAAGCATCCAGTTCGTCTCTCGCTGACTACACCCAGATAGCGACTATTGCGGCTGGAACCACAACACACTCGGATACCGGATTGGAGTCCGGCGAGGAGTACCACTACCGCCTCGCACCGGTCTACGGCACCACGGAAGACAACCCGTCGGTCAACGTCGCTGCGACCACCTCGCTCCCAGCGGCGTCGGGGGTCACGCTCGACACGTCGACCCAGAATGAGATCGGTGTCAGTTGGACGCGGAACGACAACTCCAGCGACGGCGTCTGGGAGATCTATCGGTCGACCGATGGCAGTCTGGGGACGCTCCAGACGACGATCTCGACGCTGAGCACCACCTCGTGGACGGACACTCCCGTCCCCGACGGTGAGAAATACTACTACACGATTCGGCGTGTCACCGACCATGCGTCGGCGGACTCCTCACAGGTATCGGCGACGACCATCCTCCCCGCGCCGGTCATCGACTCACTCACGGTTTCCGGGGACCAGTTCGAAGTCGCATTCCAGGACCGGAGTGACAACGAGGACGAGTTCCGCGTCTACCTCCGACCGACAGGGACGGCCTCGTGGACGTTCGACGGGACGGCCGCAGCAGACGCGACGTCCTACACGACTACGAGCCAGCGCGACGGTGAGGAGTACGAGCTGAAGGTCGCCGCCTATACCGAGGATGCTGAATCGGATTCGGGCGTGGTGACCGCGACGACCGACCTCCCCGACGCCCAGACGCCAAGCCTGGACAACGGGATCGAGGACGAGATCACCGCGACATGGCCGGACGTCATCGACTACGGGAACTATCGGTTGAGGTACCGTCAGACTGACGTGTCGACGTGGACGGACTGGGGGACCGTCGGTGAGGCGATGACGTCGGCGACGATTCGGGGGCTCCCGGACGGCGAAGAGTTTGAGGTCCAGCTTCGGACGGAAACTGAGCACACCCCCGGGACGTGGACGGCGAGTGCGACGGTTGTCACGGCATTCCCCACGCCGACGAATCCGGCCGCGACCATCACGGCAGCGCTCACGGCCGAGGTCACCTGGAGCGAACAGTCCGACAACGAGAACGGCTTCCGCATCTACCGAGCTCGAAAGTACGACTACGGCTGGGGGCCGTGGATGGAGGTCGGCGAGGTCGACCCGAACATCACGTCGTTCACCGACGACACGCTAAGTCCAGGGAACGACTACAGGTACAAGATCGAGGCGTTCACCGAGGACGCCACGAACGAGTCGGCGGCGACGAACACGGTTTCGACCGCGTCGAGCGGCGTCCCCCGTGAGCGAACGGGCTCGAAGGGCTATGAGGTGAAGGTCGAGCATCCCTCTGGGCAGGCGCTTCGGCCGCAACTCCTCGACGATCCACAGTTCACGCCGGCGCTCAACGACTACCCCCGCATCGAGATCCCCGTTCCCCGAGACGAGAAGTGGCAAGGCGAGGCGTTCGAGGAAGCTCCGCTGTCGGTCTGGAAGGACGGCAGGATTCTCCCGATCGACCAGCTCATCAACGTCCGGATGGAGCCCGGTCGAACCGTCTTGGAGGGGCGTGGCGGGAAGGAACTCGATGACCGCGTGCAAGCAGAGTTCGACAACCACGAAGCGCATCTGGCGGCGAAGGAGCTCGGCCAGAATAACACGAGCTACGCGATGCATGTCGACGACCCTTCGACGTCGACGCGGTCGGATACGGTGATTCAGGAGGCGTCGACGCAGTCGGAGTTTGAGAACTTCGTCACGATTCCGTCGGACCAGCCGGCCGAAATCGTCGACGGTGGCGTCCAGACGAAGCAAACCGCTTGGCACCTGGAGGCGTGGGGCGACTCGACGGAGTTCGATGGGACCGCGCACACAGACGTCGACTGGAACGTCACCAGCGACCTGTCAGATACGGCCGGCAACGCCATTGAACTCTCCAACGACGGGAATTACGTCGAAGCCCAGTTCACGCCGGCCTACGACATCCCTGCCGGACAGGCCAGCGGATGGGTCCGGTTCGGGAACCCAAACGGGATTAGCAACGGCCCGCCCCTCAAGGCGACCATCAACGGTGAGCAATTCGCTGGCACCTCCGAGGGGTTCAGCATCGGCGAGAACTGGACGAACCAGACCGGGACCATCTCATCGCCACTGAACGCCGGGGAGACATGCACGATTCGCGTCAAGATTGAAGACAGCACGCCGTCAAGCCAAGACTGGAGCGAATCGGCGTTCGTTGATATCTTCGGCGGGTTCGACGGCAGGTACAACTACTTCTTCGACAACGACGCCCTCCCCAACCATAGCCTGAACGGGCCGGAGAGTCATCCAGACGCCCTCCCGATCGAGTTCGAGACGACGACCACCGCGTTCAACGTGACGGGCGGCCGGGTCGAGGTGTCGATGGACGATACCTCGAACGGCCAGGCACTCGCGTTAAGTAACGACGAGGGAACGACCTGGGAGACGGCGAGCAACACATCGAGCTTCGAGACGAGCTTCCCGAACACGGGGACATCGCTGACCTTCCGGGTGACGCTCAGTCGGTACGGCACTCGGAATAGCCCGACGCCGATGGAGGGATTCAACACCCAGCGCATCGAGAGCTTCACCGTCTACGGCGACCTCGAGGATACGCCGATTTTGGACGGCCAGAAGTACGACGACTCGCTGAAGTCGGTGTTCAACCAAATCGCCAACTACGGCAACTTCATCTGGGAGCTTCAGCGCGACCAGAACGGGTGGTCGGTCGAGTGGACCGAACCTGGACTGAGGACTGCCGACAGCGACACCGCGCTCGTCGATTACTCGGTGCAGAAGAACGTCGAGTCGAAGTACCTCAAAGCCGTCATCAAGGGCGCGGCTCGCCCTGTCCGCGGGGATGACTTTACGTCGAGTTATGATAATTGGTTGCCGCTGAACCATTCGAACTTGGTGCCGACCACGGAGATCGTCCGGGACTTCTCCACTGGGGGGACGTTCACCTACGGGACGGACTACGAGCTCGACCGCATCAACGGCCGTATCAAGGTACTGAGTACTGGGAGCATGTCCGACTCGACGGACTACGAGATTGACTACCAGTACAAGGTGGAAGGGTCGTATACGGCGGAGACTGCGGGGAGTGACCCGCCGGAAGTTATCCGGACGATCCCAGAGTTGGCGACGGAGCGGGCGTGCCAGCATGCGGCGCTCTATCTAATTCAGCGAGTTCAGGAGCCGCTCTGGAGTGCGACGGTCACCATCCCGAAGGATGATGCAGGCCTGAGTCTCGTCGACGACCTCTCCCTCGACGGACTGCCTACCCAAGGGGAGCGGATGGTCGTGCGAGAAGTTGAGCAGTCGCCCGAGCAGGTCGTGCTACGGCTTGGTTCGCGGCAGTCGGTCGGCGAGGTCATCAACGATATCCAGTCACGGATTTCGTCGGTGAGCAAGCGGGTGTAG